The stretch of DNA TGACGCCGTGGGCGCTGTTTCATTACTGGCGCGCTGGGGTTCTGCTGAAGCGCGCAGAGGATGCGGTGAGGTAAGCACGCACCCTCCTTCGTCAGGATGACGGGGTGGGGGCGTTGGCGATCCCCACGCGTTCGCAGGATGATTGATGAGATACCGCGTAGCCAAGCTATCCGGTAACCCCATCCTCCAATATCCAAGCCATCGCCGACTTCCGATCGTCGAACACCGCCATGTCGTCGCGCACAGACGCGATCCGCTTCACCTGCAGCCGCGCCAGCTTGCCATCGGTATACAGCGCGACCTTGCGCGACTTCAGCGGCATCGATACGGCCACGCGTTGCAGCATCGCGATCACCTCCTGCGGCTGGATCGCGGACTTCGAGAAGTTGCACAGCAGCGTATGCCGCTTGCCGGTTGCCAGCACGCGCCGTCCCTCGCGCTCCAGGTCGCGCAGGAAATCCTGGACATGCTCGATCGTCCAGAAGCCGGACGCGTCCACCTCGATAATCCCCGTCGCAAGATCGGTCGTGATCGTGTGCATGCCGCCTCCGTGAAGACCCGGGATCGGCCCTCAGAGG from Sphingomonas sp. HMP9 encodes:
- a CDS encoding STAS/SEC14 domain-containing protein, which gives rise to MHTITTDLATGIIEVDASGFWTIEHVQDFLRDLEREGRRVLATGKRHTLLCNFSKSAIQPQEVIAMLQRVAVSMPLKSRKVALYTDGKLARLQVKRIASVRDDMAVFDDRKSAMAWILEDGVTG